The Tistrella mobilis genome window below encodes:
- a CDS encoding phosphoserine transaminase yields MTTKPAAKPLDPRFSSGPCAKRPGWSLDALSDAALGISHRAKLGKAKLKEAIDRTAAILGVPSDFKVGIVPASDTGAFEMAMWSMLGARGVDILSWESFGDGWKTDIVKQLKLPDVRSFTAGYGELPDLAQVDFSRDVIFTWNGTTSGVRVPNGDWIAADREGLTFCDATSAAFAMDLPWDKLDVVTFSWQKVLGSEGQHGMLILSPRAVARLESYTPAWPMPKIFRMTKGGKLIDGIFKGETINTPSMLALEDYIDALKWAEQIGGLEALIARTEGNFAVLADWVAKTDWVDFLATDAATRSPTSICLAIVDPWFQGLDAAGQAKVQKDLTGLLEAEGAALDIGAYRDAPAGLRIWGGATVERANLEALLPWLDWAWDQVKAKAAAA; encoded by the coding sequence ATGACGACGAAACCCGCCGCGAAGCCGCTCGATCCGCGCTTCTCGTCCGGCCCCTGCGCCAAGCGCCCGGGCTGGAGCCTCGATGCCTTGAGCGACGCTGCGCTCGGCATCTCGCATCGTGCGAAGCTTGGCAAGGCCAAGCTCAAGGAAGCCATCGACCGCACCGCGGCGATCCTCGGCGTCCCGTCCGACTTCAAGGTCGGCATCGTTCCCGCCTCCGACACCGGCGCCTTCGAGATGGCCATGTGGTCGATGCTCGGCGCCCGTGGCGTCGATATCCTCTCGTGGGAGAGCTTCGGCGACGGCTGGAAGACCGACATCGTCAAGCAGCTGAAGCTGCCCGACGTCCGCAGCTTCACCGCCGGCTATGGCGAGCTGCCCGATCTGGCGCAGGTCGATTTCAGCCGTGACGTGATCTTCACCTGGAACGGCACCACCTCGGGCGTGCGGGTTCCGAACGGCGACTGGATTGCGGCCGATCGCGAAGGGCTCACCTTCTGCGACGCCACCTCCGCCGCCTTCGCGATGGACCTGCCCTGGGACAAGCTCGATGTCGTCACCTTCTCGTGGCAGAAGGTGCTGGGCTCGGAAGGTCAGCACGGCATGCTGATCCTCTCGCCGCGCGCGGTTGCCCGGCTTGAGAGCTACACCCCGGCCTGGCCGATGCCCAAGATCTTCCGCATGACCAAGGGCGGTAAGCTGATCGACGGCATCTTCAAGGGCGAGACGATCAACACCCCGTCGATGCTGGCGCTGGAAGACTATATCGACGCCCTGAAGTGGGCGGAGCAGATCGGCGGCCTGGAGGCCCTCATCGCCCGCACCGAAGGCAATTTCGCGGTGCTGGCCGACTGGGTGGCGAAGACCGACTGGGTCGATTTCCTTGCGACCGATGCCGCCACCCGCTCGCCGACCTCGATCTGCCTCGCCATCGTCGATCCCTGGTTCCAGGGCCTCGACGCTGCCGGCCAGGCCAAGGTCCAGAAGGATCTGACCGGTCTGCTCGAAGCAGAGGGTGCGGCGCTGGATATCGGCGCCTATCGCGATGCCCCGGCGGGTCTGCGCATCTGGGGCGGCGCCACGGTCGAGCGCGCCAATCTTGAAGCGCTGCTGCCCTGGCTCGACTGGGCCTGGGATCAGGTGAAGGCCAAGGCCGCCGCGGCCTGA